Proteins encoded within one genomic window of Ideonella dechloratans:
- a CDS encoding FAD assembly factor SdhE, with amino-acid sequence MDDTTRVEPSVVSRLKWSCRRGLLENDLFMERFFRRYEETLTARQVEGLQLLMDLADNDLLDLLLARKDPEGPLDIPVVRDVLVQLRQPA; translated from the coding sequence ATGGATGACACGACCCGCGTGGAGCCTTCTGTCGTCAGCCGCCTGAAATGGAGCTGCCGACGGGGCTTGCTTGAAAACGACCTGTTCATGGAACGGTTCTTCCGCCGCTACGAAGAGACATTGACGGCGCGGCAGGTGGAAGGACTTCAATTGCTGATGGATCTGGCGGACAACGACCTCCTGGACCTGCTGCTTGCGCGGAAGGACCCCGAGGGCCCCCTGGACATCCCGGTGGTACGGGATGTGCTGGTGCAGTTGCGCCAACCTGCTTGA
- a CDS encoding succinate dehydrogenase iron-sulfur subunit has product MKRTFQIYRYDPDKDAKPYMQTIELELQGNERMLLDALIKLKEVDPSIAFRRSCREGVCGSDAMNICGKNGLACLTNLRSLPDTIVLRPLPGLPVIRDLIVDMTQFFKQYHSIKPYLLNDAPPPEKERLQSPEEREELNGLYECILCASCSTSCPSFWWNPDKFVGPAGLLQAYRFIADSRDEATAERLDNLEDPYRLFRCHTIMNCVDVCPKGLNPTKAIGKIKELMVRRAV; this is encoded by the coding sequence ATCAAGCGCACTTTTCAGATCTACCGCTACGACCCGGACAAGGACGCCAAGCCCTACATGCAGACCATCGAGCTCGAGCTGCAAGGCAACGAGCGCATGCTGCTGGACGCCCTGATCAAGCTCAAGGAGGTCGATCCCTCGATCGCCTTCCGCCGCTCCTGCCGCGAAGGCGTCTGCGGTTCCGACGCGATGAACATCTGCGGCAAGAACGGCCTGGCCTGCCTGACCAACCTGCGCTCGCTGCCCGACACCATCGTGCTGCGTCCGCTGCCGGGCCTGCCCGTGATCCGCGACCTGATCGTGGACATGACGCAGTTCTTCAAGCAGTACCACTCGATCAAGCCCTACCTGCTCAACGACGCGCCGCCGCCCGAGAAGGAGCGCCTGCAGTCGCCGGAAGAGCGCGAGGAGCTCAACGGCCTGTACGAGTGCATCCTGTGCGCGAGCTGCTCGACGAGCTGCCCGAGCTTCTGGTGGAACCCCGACAAGTTCGTCGGCCCGGCCGGCCTGCTGCAGGCCTACCGCTTCATCGCGGACAGCCGTGACGAGGCCACCGCGGAGCGACTTGACAACCTGGAAGATCCGTACCGGCTGTTCCGTTGCCACACCATCATGAATTGCGTTGACGTGTGCCCCAAGGGTCTGAACCCGACCAAGGCCATCGGCAAGATCAAGGAATTGATGGTGCGTCGCGCCGTCTGA